A region of the Vigna unguiculata cultivar IT97K-499-35 chromosome 9, ASM411807v1, whole genome shotgun sequence genome:
GTTCCTGCGTCTTATTCATTCGAAAAAAAAGGGTAGCTGCTGGTTCAGAGAATCCAGGTCGCGCCACCACTGATTTTGCTCCTCCATCACGATGACTCCATGATTGTCCTCTTCATCTTTGAGAAGAGACTCCGTGAGCGCTGCGAAACCCTAATGTTGTGAAACCCAACGAGGGTTTCACCGGTAAAGTGAGAGGGTGAGGGAGACCGGGAATCTGGTACGGCGCGAAATCGAAGAGAAAGGCTTCGGGGGTGGGTTTTAATGGCCTGGATCATACACATGTCGAAGATGGGTATAGGGTTGAAGACGAGCCTCGGGATTTGAAAAGTCTTGGATAGGTCCTTGCTCCAGGTGAAGAGGATGTCGGGGATGAAGACATTGGGATGAGACTCTTTCAGGACAGCTTCGATCTGAGGCTGGATGAAGTGCGCTGCCATGTGGATTTTTGCGGCGGTGGTGCTCATGGTGGTTGAAACCAGATTTTCCACAGCTTCCGGTAGACCCACACGGGTGTTGGGGAATTTGATGAGGTGGACGCAGATGTGGTGGTCGAAGGCTATGTCGTCGTCGATGGTTTTCTGAAAGAGTTCGGCGTTGCCGGGAGTGGTGACGATTGTTACGTGCTGTTCACGTGAGGCGACCAAGCGTGAGAGCTGAACCAGTGAGATTTGATGGGGGCGTGCGGTGGCAGATTGGAGTTGTGGTGGTTTGAAGGGGAAAGGAGAAGAGGCTACTGGaagaaaaagttttatttttttaattaggtttacccattaggcctcggttatgagaaaaccgaggcagtaaatattaaatatgcctCGGGTTTGTAACCGAGACATAAAGTACTACCTTTTTACCTCGGtcgtatatgcctcggttgtggacccgaagccaaaagctggaaataaCCGCTGTCATTTCCCTTCCCTGCACTAATGTAAACACTCAATCCATCCAAATCTTTACTGGAAAATTGTTGAAATGAAAATTGTTATAGGTACAGTATCAGTTATTCTATGACAGAGATTACAAGGTTAAATTTAGAATCATGActattataagttataattttttatctaacaGTGAACCTCAATTCAATACTAAAacacttattattattgttattgttaatttattataactgataaataaatatttttttaaataatacttttgaaaatttttaatattttgacttGTATATAATgctaagaaataaattaaaaataaataaataaaaagtagaagagataaaaagacaagAGAAGAGAAGACATAATTCAATAAGCATCGTCAAAgtttattatgtcaaatgatAGCATATTAATAGTTTTTACCTCAATATATAGCCCAATATGTTATTCACAACATAAATGAAAGTACCACGCTATTATTTGTATTATCTTTTATGTATGTATAGATAGATAATGACAAGAAAATATGTGTGAAATTTTTCGTGAATTTTACTAGTGACATTTTATTGACTGTAAATTTTCCcacatattttctttaatttgtagTTATCCCTATGAAGAAAATCTCATGAGTTCACGCaatcaatgtatatatataccCCTGTAAAGTGCTGAAAAGAAGAAGACAATAACTAGTTGGTAAACTTAGAAACTGCTCTTTGGTCATTATGTTTGTCATTTGGCATAGCACACAAAGaacatatacatcaaattaGGCAAAATCCAATTTGAGTTTAAGTGATAGGTGCCCTAATAATACTGTTGATGCATAATGATAGGTATGATGGAATAGTTTGTGGTCCATCATGTACTATTTACAAGATTTTGCATTTTAGATGCCtaatatttttctctcatttcaCCTTTCACGACACTAGCTACCTACCCAATCAAAATTCCAAGATAAAGCACCTTTTCCATTTTGCAAGCAAAGGGTTTCACAAAAGCTATTCCGAGATTATAGGATGAGATGAGATGATACATTCGCACCGTAATCACCTCATCATATATGCATGCAATTTCCATTTATGTCTTGTCCTTCTGGATCCTTAACAAAACCTCAAAGTAGGtgtcttttttttcattaatagaTAAGAAATACTTGTGAAATATATCAAACAGGTAGGTTCTGATAGATAGCCATGGCTATGGATTGATTGCTTGTGATGTATAAACTGAATCTAACAggttttaaatgaaaaaagtaaACTTCACATTTTTCCCATCAATCTTTTCCTTTGAAAACGAAAACAGGAAAAGTTGGTTTGGAGTGGTTTATTTGTTTTAGTTCATTGTAGCTACGTAGATAGGGACACAAATGAAGTGTAGCATATGGGACGGTAGTTGCAGAACAAGAAATGATTAATCAGCACACGAAATTCTATCTGTAAGTTCGTATAGGGGGTGGCCGTGATGTGCCATCGCACCTTTAGCTGACACAATCAAAAGACTTGGCttcttacaataaaaaaataaaataaaggggaataattggaataaaagaaaaaaaggtacAAATTAAAAGCCAATCTCTTTACACGCATGTATCATCTCTCAAAGTATCACAAGAAACTAGAGGAACTACTTATACTTATTAAGCCTTGTGAGAGGGACACTGATAGCACTTTGCAAATAGCCCAAACGTGTCAATCTGGTGTACGAAGTTAATCATGCTCGCCCATCCTCCCAACCCAAATCCTACCACCAAAACCCACACCACCACAAACACATTCATGGAGTACGATCCTACCCAACCTCCTAACCTTGATGGTGGTCTCTCCACAGCATTCTGTTAACAaacaaattcaaacaaaaatcattactttATACATAATTAGTCTAATCAGGTTAAGAAGTAAACTTTAAATCTGACTTAATCTTACAAAACTGGAAAAAGGTTTTATTCATTTACTTGAACTGATCTCTGATCGATACGAGATTTATAACAAAGTAAAACATTGGATGATGCAgcatatatatgaatttaagaAGTAATGACTTATAGGTGAGTGAGTGAATGTCTAACCTCCCTAGCTGGTGCTGAAGCAAAGGTCATCATGTGAGCCAAGGCAGGAATTATGTAAACAGTGAAGCTGACAAGAAGAGATCCAACAGTTGAGTTAATGGGACCAAAGAAAGGGAATATGATTGCCAGGAACCATATTGGAATCACTACAGGAAGTCTAGCCAACGCCCTTTTGAACAAACTCTTGGTCTCATGCACCCCAATGAATTTCTCCCACACAAAGTATAAAGGAGTGCAAGCAAATCCAAAAGTTATGAACTGCAAGAGTAAATCAAGCATAATCACTCTGTGCAAAACTTACTGAAACAACACAACTTTTTGAGGTAAAATAAGCtcttataaatgtttttaagtTTGGAATTGAAAGATGTTAAACAAGTATAACCTGATGAATGAGCATGAGAATGACAGCAGTGTCTCTGAAACCTGTCTTTGGGAGCAATGAGAGGGCATTAGAATGGGTAAGAAGCTGATCCCCAAATGCCCAGTAAACTGCAGCTGCTGATGGCAATGTTAGGGTCAGCACATATAGGGTTGCGATCAGATATATCATCTTAAACTTCTGTGGCTTCCACATTGCATGCATAATTTCCctacaatatataaatgtttgtcAGAATCATATGCACATATACACATATCCCATGaagttatacaattttttttctgacaatATACTCATTTTAAATCCCAATACGAGTTAAAAGTTAAAAGCAAGGACAAGGTTTATTCACTAACATCATGCTACTTTTTACTAGAAGAAACCCttaaatcataacaaaaaatttgatttaGTTTTCGAGTCCTTACACTGTAACAGCATGTCCACCGAAAGTATAGAGAATGTTGGTAGCCCCAGTGAAGTAGAGAACCAATTTGGTTGGCCCCGAGTGTGTCACCCCCTCGATCTTCAGaaacattatatatacataatattaaTCGAAGAACACAGATATCTGACAACAATAATATATGACATGcattcattatataatttgttttatgcTGGTGATGATGCTATAAATAGAGTCCTTTACCTGACCGTTGGTAAGGGAAGCTATGGTCATATACCATGCAGTATAAGTGGTCATCATGAGGCCTAAGAATGACCAGATTCTGTAATTGTGGAAAGAAGGGATGAACACAGTTGTTGCACAGCATGCGCCAAAGATGTAAGTCCAAGTTCTCTTGTCCAGATTGTCGTTTATGTAGTATATGTTGCTGAaaaattttatgtatatatgtaatttttgaGTTGATAATGTACACATGAAGATCATATATATTCAAAACCATGATCTATTCCTACCTTGCGCAAGCAATTAGTTGAATCACTGATCCAAACAGAAGGAAAGTGCAGTTGAAAAAAAGACCAAGATTCCTCCAGTGTTTTCCCAGAAGTCCATCTAGCACTTCAAACCACTGGAAACGATCAAAAGAATCAAAGATTAGAAGAATCTAAAGTAAACTACTAAATTGATTCATTAAAAGGGATATAGAGAGTATAATAACCTGAATAACATGGTTTCTGAAATCAactttttctctctcctttctggTTCGGTACTCAACATAAAGGACACTGATAAGGTAAGCAGTCCAGCTTCCCATGAGTCCATAGAAAAGCTGAAATATGATTCCAGATAGCATCCCCAGTTGTGAAAAGGAATATGGTAGTGTGAGTAGTACTTGTGCAACCTAAATGAAATccaaaaaaacatgaaaatgatgagatTCTGGTGATGAATAGGAAAAACACAAGTGGTGAATGATTTTGAGAGAAAGTGCCTGATTAGAAGCACAGCTAAACCATGCATCATAGACAGAGCCACCGTGCCAAAAGAGCTTAGATAGTTTTCCAGTTGTG
Encoded here:
- the LOC114195943 gene encoding auxin transporter-like protein 3, which codes for MASEKVETVVAGNYLEMEREEEGSKSTTGKLSKLFWHGGSVYDAWFSCASNQVAQVLLTLPYSFSQLGMLSGIIFQLFYGLMGSWTAYLISVLYVEYRTRKEREKVDFRNHVIQWFEVLDGLLGKHWRNLGLFFNCTFLLFGSVIQLIACASNIYYINDNLDKRTWTYIFGACCATTVFIPSFHNYRIWSFLGLMMTTYTAWYMTIASLTNGQIEGVTHSGPTKLVLYFTGATNILYTFGGHAVTVEIMHAMWKPQKFKMIYLIATLYVLTLTLPSAAAVYWAFGDQLLTHSNALSLLPKTGFRDTAVILMLIHQFITFGFACTPLYFVWEKFIGVHETKSLFKRALARLPVVIPIWFLAIIFPFFGPINSTVGSLLVSFTVYIIPALAHMMTFASAPARENAVERPPSRLGGWVGSYSMNVFVVVWVLVVGFGLGGWASMINFVHQIDTFGLFAKCYQCPSHKA
- the LOC114163680 gene encoding UDP-glucose flavonoid 3-O-glucosyltransferase 7-like; amino-acid sequence: MTAVISSFWLRVHNRGIYDRVASSPFPFKPPQLQSATARPHQISLVQLSRLVASREQHVTIVTTPGNAELFQKTIDDDIAFDHHICVHLIKFPNTRVGLPEAVENLVSTTMSTTAAKIHMAAHFIQPQIEAVLKESHPNVFIPDILFTWSKDLSKTFQIPRLVFNPIPIFDMCMIQAIKTHPRSLSLRFRAVPDSRSPSPSHFTGETLVGFHNIRVSQRSRSLFSKMKRTIMESS